A genomic region of Bombus pyrosoma isolate SC7728 linkage group LG6, ASM1482585v1, whole genome shotgun sequence contains the following coding sequences:
- the LOC122568127 gene encoding synaptosomal-associated protein 29, whose amino-acid sequence MASQNYLSDPKNPFFSLEDDIDDETFLKSAPPRSGLTTYNQYNNFDNGLEQKRQQLLQRKKEIEERTIQSTKRSISLLRDSEQIGAATAEELIRQREQLERTEKRLDDINSTLRFSQKHIQGIKSVFGSLKNYLSGKSMDAPIPSTILSESSSSESMTSPALSNSLEQVQTNIANTSPALKLHGLDNDIETNSLSNNVSKVLEQNLDEMSGSLARLKGLAIGLSEEIDLQNDLIDNITDKAEKTDIMLQKQNKDLTHLLKK is encoded by the exons ATGGCAAgccaaaattatttaagtgaTCCAAAAAATCCGTTCTTCTCTCTCGAGGATGATATAGACGACGAAACTTTTCTAAAAAGTGCACCACCAAGATCTGGTCTTACGACTTACAAtcagtataataattttgacaaTGGCCTCGAACAAAAACGTCAACAATTATTGcaacgaaaaaaggaaatagaagaaCGTACAATACAATCAACAAAAAGGTCTATTTCGCTTTTAAGAGATTCCGAGCAGATTGGAGCTGCTACAGCAGAG gAACTCATTAGACAGAGAGAACAATTAGAAAGAACAGAGAAAAGATTAGATGATATTAATAGCACATTAAGGTTTAGTCAAAAACATATCCAAGGAATAAAAAGTGTGTTTGGAAGCCTTAAAAATTACCTCAGTGGTAAATCAATGGATGCACCAATACCGTCAACTATATTATCAGAATCTTCTAGCTCTGAATCTATGACATCTCCTGCTCTATCTAATTCGTTAGAACAAGTACAGACTAATATAGCTAATACAAGTCCAGCATTAAAATTACATGGCCTAGATAATGATATAGAAACAAATTCTTTAAGCAATAATGTGAGCAAAGTATTAGAACAAAATTTAGATGAAATGAGTGGTTCATTAGCTAGATTGAAAGGTTTAGCAATAGGACTGTCGGAAGAAATAGATCTACAAAATGACTTGATCGACAACATAACAGATAAAGCAGAAAAGACAGATATTATGCttcagaaacaaaataaagatctaactcatttattaaaaaaataa
- the LOC122568128 gene encoding farnesol dehydrogenase-like translates to MMNRWIGKVAVVTGSSVGIGLAISKALASHDIKVVGLARRIDKLHEAAAEIGKDKFFPIECDVTNEEDILKVFKWIDEKFGRLDILVNNAGVLSCTSIIDSKTEEYRKLIDTNLIAPAIFAREAVKSMKKHNACGHVINISSIAGLYLESITIPLGMYGPSKYGLRALGTELRHEIIAAKLNIKITNISPGVVITDMIRSIRNIVHITDDCALKDVDIAEAVIYALGTPEKVEIPEITIIPHGTGTSSNQEHN, encoded by the exons ATGATGAATCGCTGGATTGGAAAAGTAGCAGTTGTGACTGGCTCGAGCGTAGGAATCGGTCTCGCTATATCGAAAGCTCTGGCTAGCCATGACATTAAAGTAGTTGGTTTAGCAAGAAGAATAGACAAGCTTCACGAAGCTGCCGCAGAAATTGGAAAGGATAAATTTTTCCCGATCGAGTGCGATGtaacgaacgaagaagataTTCTTAAGGTGTTCAAATGGATCGACGAGAAGTTTGGTCGCCTTGATATTCTAGTGAATAATGCTGGAGTTCTTAGTTGCACATCTATCAtcg ACTCAAAAACTGAAGAATATCGTAAACTCATTGATACTAACTTGATAGCTCCAGCAATTTTTGCACGAGAAGCGGTGAAATCTATGAAAAAACACAACGCGTGCGGCCATGTAATTAATATCTCCAG cATAGCCGGATTATATCTTGAATCTATAACCATACCGCTAGGCATGTACGGTCCTAGTAAATATGGTCTAAGAGCTCTAGGGACTGAACTCCGTCACGAAATAATCGCAGCTAAACTGAATATCAAAATCACG AACATTAGTCCTGGAGTTGTGATAACGGATATGATAAGAAGTATTCGTAATATAGTACACATCACTGATGATTGTGCCTTAAAAGATGTGGACATCGCCGAAGCAGTGATCTACGCGCTGGGAACGCCGGAAAAGGTA
- the LOC122568129 gene encoding farnesol dehydrogenase-like, protein MMNRWTGKVALVSGSSGGIGLAISKALASHGIKVVGLGRRIDKLHEATAEIGKDKFFPIECDVTNEEDILKVFKWIDEKFGRLDILVNNAGVISPTPILDSKTEEYRRVIDTNLIAPAILAREAIKSMKKRNACGHVINISSIAGLHLEAIAIPIGMYGPSKYALRALGIELRHEINAAKLNVKITNISPGAVMTDMIKAVQDIAVMSNNFILKVGDIAEAVIYALGTPETVEIPEITVIPHGTGFVFSQRD, encoded by the exons ATGATGAATCGTTGGACCGGTAAAGTAGCACTTGTGAGCGGTTCGAGCGGAGGAATCGGTCTCGCGATATCGAAAGCTCTGGCTAGCCATGGCATTAAAGTAGTTGGTTTGGGAAGAAGAATAGACAAGCTTCACGAAGCTACCGCAGAAATTGGAAAGGATAAATTTTTCCCGATCGAGTGCGATGtaacgaacgaagaagataTTCTTAAGGTGTTCAAATGGATCGACGAAAAGTTTGGTCGCCTTGATATTCTAGTGAATAATGCTGGAGTTATTAGTCCCACACCTATCCTCg ACTCAAAAACCGAAGAATACCGTAGAGTCATTGATACCAACTTGATAGCACCAGCAATTCTAGCACGAGAAGCCATAAAATCTATGAAAAAGCGCAACGCGTGCGGCCATGTAATTAATATCTCCAG CATTGCCGGATTACATCTTGAAGCTATAGCCATACCGATCGGCATGTACGGTCCTAGTAAATACGCTCTAAGAGCTCTAGGGATAGAACTCCGTCACGAAATAAACGCGGCCAAGCTGAACGTCAAAATCACG aacATCAGCCCCGGAGCTGTGATGACGGATATGATAAAAGCTGTCCAAGATATTGCTGTTATgagcaataattttatattaaaagttgGAGACATCGCCGAAGCAGTGATCTACGCGTTAGGAACACCGGAAACGGTCGAG ATTCCTGAAATCACGGTAATACCACACGGCACGGGATTTGTTTTCTCACAGCGGGATTGA
- the LOC122568213 gene encoding FK506-binding protein 59 isoform X1, with protein MAIDISPNKDGGVQKEIIKEGIGDETPSPGSNVIVHYTGTLMDGTKFDSSKDRNEPFQFELKKGSVIKAWDIGVATMKKGEVALLTCAPEYAYGKNGSPPKIPSNATLKFEIEMIDWKGEDLSPEKNGSIERYQIVQGKDYITPQEGALVNVHLTGMYNGKVFEDRDVQFSLGEGEDCGVIEGVEKALESFKSGEKSKLKIKSKYAYKNVGKPEFDIPPNATVEYTVELKSFEKAVEAWSLKSHQQIEQAKVYKEKGTNYFKINKYNLAIKMYKKVTSFLKYEDGFEGDLKTERNNLILSAHLNLALSYLKIEQNVEAKDACNEALKLSPQNVKALFRRGQAYLALASPEIAIKDFQEVLKIEPKNTAAIKQIGVCNNLIKRQLAKEKKLYANMFDKFAQEDKQKEEEELRDQPDVMCGALGEWGQEERPGGRDATAFEKENPNILMLNANGTDEFQNM; from the exons aTGGCTATAGACATATCTCCGAACAAGGATGGAGGTgtacagaaagaaataattaaggaAGGTATAGGAGATGAAACTCCATCACCTGGAAgcaacgtaatagtacattataCTGGTACCTTAATGGATGGAACAAAGTTTGATTCAAGCAAGGATCGTAATGAACCATTTCAATTTGAACTTAAGAAAGGAAGTGTAATTAAAGCATGGGATATAGGGGTAGCTACTATGAAAAAAGGTGAAGTTGCACTCTTGACCTGTGCTCCTGAATATGCATATGGGAAAAATGGCAGTCCACCTAAAATTCCTTCAAATGCGACACTTAAATTTGAA attgaAATGATTGATTGGAAAGGAGAAGATTTGAGTCCTGAAAAAAATGGCAGTATTGAAAGGTATCAGATTGTGCAAGGAAAAGATTATATTACTCCACAAGAAGGAGCTTTAGTAAatg TACATTTAACTGGAATGTATAATGGGAAAGTATTTGAAGATAGAGATGTACAATTCTCCCTCGGAGAAGGAGAAGATTGTGGTGTTATAGAGGGTGTAGAAAAGGCTTTGGAGAGCTTTAAAAGTGGAGAAAAAtcaaaactaaaaattaaaagcaaatatgcatataaaaaCGTTGGGAAGCCTGAATTTGACATTCCACCAAATGCAACTGTAGAATATACAGTAGAATTAAAAAGCtttgaaaaa GCTGTAGAAGCTTGGTCCTTAAAGAGTCATCAACAAATAGAACAAGCTAAAGTGTACAAAGAAAAGggaacaaattatttcaaaataaataaatataacttagCAATTAAGATGTATAAGAAAGTTActtcatttttgaaatatgaagATGGCTTTGAAGGAGATCTTAAAACGGAAAGaaataatcttattttatcGGCGCATTTAAATTTGGCTTTATCTTACTTAAAAATAGAGCAAAATGTTGAAGCAAAAGACGCATGTAATGAAGCTTTGAAATTAAGTCCACAAAATGTGAAAGCTTTATTCAGGAGAGGACAAGCATACCTCGCATTAGCATCACCTGAAATTGCGATTAAAGACTTCCAAGAAGTTTTGAAGATAGAACCAAAAAATACAGCAGCTATAAAACAAATTGGAGTTTGCAATAATCTTATCAAAAGGCAATtagcaaaagagaaaaagctgTATGCAAACATGTTTGACAAATTTGCCCAAGAAGATAAACAG aaggaagaggaggagcTGCGAGATCAACCAGATGTGATGTGTGGGGCCTTGGGTGAATGGGGGCAGGAAGAACGACCTGGAGGTAGAGATGCAACTGCCTTTGAAAAGGAGAATCCTAATATACTTATGCTCAATGCTAATGGTACTgacgaatttcaaaatatgtaa
- the LOC122568213 gene encoding peptidyl-prolyl cis-trans isomerase FKBP4 isoform X2 has product MAIDISPNKDGGVQKEIIKEGIGDETPSPGSNVIVHYTGTLMDGTKFDSSKDRNEPFQFELKKGSVIKAWDIGVATMKKGEVALLTCAPEYAYGKNGSPPKIPSNATLKFEIEMIDWKGEDLSPEKNGSIERYQIVQGKDYITPQEGALVNVHLTGMYNGKVFEDRDVQFSLGEGEDCGVIEGVEKALESFKSGEKSKLKIKSKYAYKNVGKPEFDIPPNATVEYTVELKSFEKAVEAWSLKSHQQIEQAKVYKEKGTNYFKINKYNLAIKMYKKVTSFLKYEDGFEGDLKTERNNLILSAHLNLALSYLKIEQNVEAKDACNEALKLSPQNVKALFRRGQAYLALASPEIAIKDFQEVLKIEPKNTAAIKQIGVCNNLIKRQLAKEKKLYANMFDKFAQEDKQ; this is encoded by the exons aTGGCTATAGACATATCTCCGAACAAGGATGGAGGTgtacagaaagaaataattaaggaAGGTATAGGAGATGAAACTCCATCACCTGGAAgcaacgtaatagtacattataCTGGTACCTTAATGGATGGAACAAAGTTTGATTCAAGCAAGGATCGTAATGAACCATTTCAATTTGAACTTAAGAAAGGAAGTGTAATTAAAGCATGGGATATAGGGGTAGCTACTATGAAAAAAGGTGAAGTTGCACTCTTGACCTGTGCTCCTGAATATGCATATGGGAAAAATGGCAGTCCACCTAAAATTCCTTCAAATGCGACACTTAAATTTGAA attgaAATGATTGATTGGAAAGGAGAAGATTTGAGTCCTGAAAAAAATGGCAGTATTGAAAGGTATCAGATTGTGCAAGGAAAAGATTATATTACTCCACAAGAAGGAGCTTTAGTAAatg TACATTTAACTGGAATGTATAATGGGAAAGTATTTGAAGATAGAGATGTACAATTCTCCCTCGGAGAAGGAGAAGATTGTGGTGTTATAGAGGGTGTAGAAAAGGCTTTGGAGAGCTTTAAAAGTGGAGAAAAAtcaaaactaaaaattaaaagcaaatatgcatataaaaaCGTTGGGAAGCCTGAATTTGACATTCCACCAAATGCAACTGTAGAATATACAGTAGAATTAAAAAGCtttgaaaaa GCTGTAGAAGCTTGGTCCTTAAAGAGTCATCAACAAATAGAACAAGCTAAAGTGTACAAAGAAAAGggaacaaattatttcaaaataaataaatataacttagCAATTAAGATGTATAAGAAAGTTActtcatttttgaaatatgaagATGGCTTTGAAGGAGATCTTAAAACGGAAAGaaataatcttattttatcGGCGCATTTAAATTTGGCTTTATCTTACTTAAAAATAGAGCAAAATGTTGAAGCAAAAGACGCATGTAATGAAGCTTTGAAATTAAGTCCACAAAATGTGAAAGCTTTATTCAGGAGAGGACAAGCATACCTCGCATTAGCATCACCTGAAATTGCGATTAAAGACTTCCAAGAAGTTTTGAAGATAGAACCAAAAAATACAGCAGCTATAAAACAAATTGGAGTTTGCAATAATCTTATCAAAAGGCAATtagcaaaagagaaaaagctgTATGCAAACATGTTTGACAAATTTGCCCAAGAAGATAAACAG TAA